AGCTCGAGGCGGGCGATGGCCTGCTCGTAGCGCCCCTGGTCGAAATACACGTCGGCCTCGTCTTCGATCGCCGCCGCGGCGCTCTCGCGCAGACTCTCGGTGCCGGCATAGGCGGGAAAGATGCCGCGCAGGGTGTCGGTGGTGCGCAGCACCTCCTCCGAGTCGCCATCGCGCGACGCCCGCTGTGCCCGCGTGTAGGTGGCCGAGATTCGGCGGGCCCGCTCGAGGGCCTCCCCGGCTCCCGGGTAACGCTCTAGAAAGTCGCGCTCGGTGGGCTCGACGGCGGCCACCGCATTGCGCAAGCGGGTCAAGCTTCCCTGGCGGAAGGCATCTTCGAGGTCCGTCGCGTAGCGCTGCTGATCGAGGCGCACCAAGACCTCGCCGAGGAAGTTGTGGAGCTCGCAATCGGCCGCCGGGAGAGCCGCCAGATCGTCTTCCGAGAATGCGCCGAGAAGCTCGCGGGCAGCGCCATCCTCACCCTCCGAAAGCAGGCGCCGAACCTCCAGGAGGCGTTCGTCCTGGGGCTCGACGGGCGCCGCCTCGACCGGCTCCGGCAACACCTGTGGCGGCGGTGGCGGCGGCGCCTCCTCGACCACCACCGGCGGCGCCGGCCGGCTGACGAAGGCGATCACGACCCACAGCGCTCCGGCCGCCAGGGTGACCGCCAGCAGCGCCGCCAGAGCCAGCCAGAGCCCCTTGCGGCTGGCCTTCGTCGGCGGCGGGGACTCCTCCTCGGTCGCCGGCGGCGGACTCGGCACGGGCTGTGTCGTCAACTCCACCGGCGGCAGCGGATCGGGCAGGGGCGGCAGCTCGCGCTCCTCCGCCGGCTCCTCTCCGGGCACGAACGACACCGGCGCCAGCATCTCGTCGAGGGTGTCGACATCGCCGAGATCGACCAGCACCTGGGAAGGCCCCTCGCTGGGACGTTCGCGGTCGTCGGCGAGGCCCGGACGGGTGTCTTCACCGACCGCGGCGCGGGTCGCCTCGGCGCCATCGAGGCCCGGCCGGGTCGGCTCCACCGTATCGACACCGGGACGGGTGGAGCTCTCCTCCTCGTCCACCGCCGCCGTGTCGTCGGGGTCGCGATGGGGCGTCCAGATCTGGTCGTCGTCGGGCAGCACCACCTTGGTGATCTCGGCCACCGCATGGGTTCCCGCCGCCGTTTCCTCGCCGGTCGGCGTGTGCTGCAGAAACTCGTCTTGGGGTTCCGTCGAAAAGGTCAGGCGGGCCGCCGGGCCGGCACCGTCGCCGGCTCCTGCACCGCGGCCCCAAAGGCAGCGGAAAAGGGTGTCGCTGATCTCCGGGTAGCTGATCGGCGGGGTTTCCGGACCGGCCTGTAGGCAGCGCTCGAGGAGCTGTCGCAGGGCCTCCGCATCCTCGAGCTCGAAGCTCACCGCCAGCGGTAGCTCCACCCGCGGCGTGGCGGAGCCGTTTTGCCGAATGGTGGCCCCGAAGAGACGTCCGGCGACCCCGCCAAGGGCCCGCACGTCTTCTTGCCTCAGGCTCTCGAAGTCACTCTCCTCGGCAACGGAGCGCCAGACTCCGGTCGCCAGGGCGGTCATCTTGGAGCGGGCGCCGGCGAGATCCGGGACCACCTTCAGGGTGTCGTCGGAAAGCGCCGTGTGGGCCAAGCGATGCTCGCCGAGGAGGTCGAGACCGCCGATCACCTGCAAGAGCAACGAAGTGATCTGCGCCGGTGCTTCGCCGTCGAGGGTCTCGAAGGCGCGTCCGCCGAGCCATTCACGAGCCAAGAAAAGCCGGCCGTCGCGGGCGACGCCGCCGCCGAGAATCGCCGGCAGACAGGAATGCCGCAGGGTCACCAGCTCCTCGACCTTGGCGACGAAGCGCTCGGCGCGCTCATCGTCGGTCGCCGGCAGCATCTCGAGGACCACCACCTCTTCGGTGCCTCGATCGACCGCCTCGACCAGGGTCAGCTCACCGAGCTTCCCCAGGGTCTGACGCTGTGAGTATTTTTCCGAGATCTCCACGAGGGGCTGCATCCGAACGATCTCTCCCGACGCGATAACAAAAGGGCGCTCATTATACCGAGCGCCCGGGAGAGAGTTTCAGCGGCAGTGCCTCGAAAGAACAGCGTTCGATCTCAAAAGCTCCAGGCGAAGCCGCCGTAGAGGTTGCGCCCCGAGAGGTCGAGGCTGCCGAGGCCGTCGAAGTCGTCTCCCAGCTCTTCGTCGACATCCTGCCATCGGCCCTCGGCGAAGACCGACATCTGGGCACTGATGGGCACCTCGACACCGGCCAGGAAATACCAGCCGAGGGTGGTGTCGCTGGCCTGGAAGGTGTCGGTGAAGACCTCCGGCTCGACCAGGTTGAAGTCGATGAAGTCACCGGACTCCTCGAGGGTCCAGTCGTACACCCCGCCTCCGACGCCGACATAGGGAATCACCGGCGAAGAGCGGGACGTCAGATCGACCACGTAGGCGGCGGTGACGGAGGCCACATCGAGGGTGGTGGTGTGGACGATCGGATCACCGAAGAAATCGACGAAGTCCGCGTAGGCCAGGTCTTCCTCGCCGCTGTAGACGTCGACCGAGAGCTGCAGGGCACTGCGCGGCCCGAGATGCCAACGGAAGTCGGCCCCGATCACGACGTCCTCGAAGTCATCCGCTGACGAAGCGAAGAAGGACTCGTTGTCCTGCCAATAGGCCGACTCGCCGTCGGGGGTGAACAGTCCTGCCCGGACGCGGAACGAGTTGTCGTCGGAAGCGTGCCGCCCCTGGGCGGCGAGCGGTAGAGCGATAGCCAAGGCGGCCACTACCAACAGCGACCGATGGATAAAGTGACTCATGTGAGATTCCCCTTTGAAGATAACGGCTGCGAAGTGATCGCGTTCTTCCGCGGCTCCACCGAGGGGCCGAGCGGGCCCGGTCCGTCGGCGAAGCTACGCCGACGTAACAAAGCAACAGCGGTGCCAGGCCGGTGGTCCGCGAAAAACCCCGGAATCTCTCGGGTTATTCGGCGGTCACCGCTGCCACTGCCCGCCGCAGAGGACGGCGCCCCTACAACCAGAGGACAGCGATTTTTGAAATGATCGGCGGGTGTCGCGACCGCATCCTCCCCTCGCTCGACTCTTCGCCGCGCTGCTCGTCCTCTCCGCCTGCGTCTCCACGCCGCCCGCACCGGTCGCGCCGGATCCGCCGCCGATCGCCCTGCTGGCCCTCCATGACGTGCCTCGCATCGCCGGCGTCGATGCCGGCCAACGGGGCGGCCTGGCGCGCCTGCGCACCTTGCGCGCCGAGCTCGAGCAAGAGCATCCTGGCCTGCTGATGCTGCATGCCGGAAACTTCCTCGGCCCGTCCTTGGCCAGCCGGCTGTTCGCCGGTGAGCAGATGGTGGACGTGCTCAACCTCCTCGATGGCGACGGCGAGGCCTTCGACCGGCGCCTGTTCGTCACCTTCGGTCCTCGCGAGCTCGAGCTGAGGGACGCCGCCGAGCTCGACCGCCGCCTCGAGCAGTCCGACTTCCGCTGGCTGGCGACCAATCTCTGGATCGACGAGCACGCCGGCATTCCGCTCTTGGCCTCGGATCGCCGGATCGGCACCGCTCTGGTCGAAACCGGTCCCTGGAAAGTGGGTTTGTTCAGTCTCACCACGGAGCGGACTCGACCGCCCTGGGTGCTCGACTTCTACGACCGCTACGACACCGCCGCCAGCGCCTGCCAGACCCTGCGCCGGGCCGGAGCCGATGTGGTGATCGCCCTCACCCACCTCGACGTCACCGACGACGAAGTCCTTCTCACCCACCTCGGCGACGCCGGACCGGACCTGATGATCGGCGGCCATGATCACCGACAAACCGCCGTCGAAGTAGGCGGCCGCTGGATTGTGAAGGCCAGTGCCGACGCCCGCAGCGTCGCCTTCGTGACCGTCGAGCCTCGCCCGGACGGCGCGCCGCTGGTGGAGCATCGCTTCCTCGATCTGGGCCCGGAGGAACCGCTGCCCGATCCGCAGGTGGCGGCGCTGGTCGAAGATTGGCAGCGGCGGGTCGACCGCCGCTACTGCGAACAGCGCCTGGGTCGCGCCGAGGGATGCCTCGCCCAGGTGGTCGGCCAGACCGCCACCGAGCTCGTCGCCGAGCGGAGGACCATCCGCAGCGCCGAGACCAATCTCGGCAACTGGATCACCGATCAGATGATCGACTACTTCCAGTCGGCGGTACCGGCAGGCGCGCCGCTGGTGGCCTTTGTCAACGCCGGCAGCCTGCGCCTGCATCAGGACGTCCCGGCCGGACCGATCGATCGGCGCCAGGTCGAAGAGCTCTTCGCCCACCCGGCCCCGCTCCGCCTGCTGCGAATCGATGGCGCCACCCTGCGGCAGGTGGTCGAGCGCTCCGTCGAGAGTGGGTCTGGCAATCGCGGGTGGCTACAGATCGGCGGTTTCGCCTTCCGTCACGATCCGCAGGCGGAGACGGCCAACGATCTCACCCTGCTGGCCCCGGACGGACCGCGTCCGCTCACCGACGCCGACGTCGTCTACGCCGCGACGGTCGACTTCTTGATCAATCCGGAGCTCGGCGACCAGGACGGTTTTCGCATGCTCCGCCGCGCCGACCTCGTCTCCTCCGGCGTCGACCTGCGCGACTTGGTGCTCTACGGCCTCGCCAAAGCCGGTGAGGCGGGGATTTCCCCGACCCGCGAAGGCCGCATCTGCTCGCCACGGCGACCGAGCCCCTGTTTGGCCGTGTCCGGCGACGGATCTTAGCCGCGGCCCTCGGCCGGAGCCTTGCCAAACCGAGCGACTTGCCCTCTCGCCGACATCGGCTTCAATATTTCATGATATTAATACTATCTGAAAATATAGGAGTACCGATGCCAGAGCACCCTCAGCCAACCCGTGAAGCCCTCGAGCTCCTCGCCCGACCCTGGAAGCCCAACATTCTGTGGTACTTGCGCTTCGAGTCCCTGACCTTCAGCCGGCTCCGGCGCAAGCTGGGGGGCGTGTCGCGGGAGGTCCTGGTCCAGCACCTCCGCGCCCTCGAACGGGACGGACTGGTGCAGCGACACCCCCAGGAGGAGCGCCTCGAGTTCTCGCTGACGCCGCTGGCCTCGACCCTCGAGCCGACCCTCGACCGCCTGTACGAGTGGTGGCACCGCCACATGACGGACGTCCGCCGGGCCCAGGAGAGCTACGACCAGCGGATCGCCCCCTCCCCACCGCCGCCGGCGGCAGGGTACGAGTCACGGCCCTAGGAGGTCTGTTCCAGCCCCCCTCGAGGCGAGAAATGTGATTTTTCGCCTCTCACCCCTGGCAGGGCGCCCCCAATGACGGACTCCGCCGGCGAGTCCTCGTGCTCGCGGGAGGCAGCCGAAGAGGATTCTCAGCAGCCTCCTAGGGAACGCTCTCGGACCAGGCGCTCAGGTTGCCGGCCTCGAAGCCGTCCGTGAAGATCTCGGCACCGGCATCGATCCCGAGCTCGACCATGAAGGCCATCCCGAGGCGGGCGAACTTGATCGCGTGGGCCGCCGAGTTGCCGAGGTTGGCGAGCGTATCGCCGGTGGTGTGTAGGCGCGGATTGGTGTCCTGAAAACGCGCCTCCGCCGACATCACCGCCGGGAATCCCGCCGCATGCCAGGCGGCGTGGTCCGAGCAGCCGTAGCCACAGGCCGTCGAAGTCCGCACCAGGGTCGGCTGGTAGGTGTCGATGAGCTGACCGACGAAGGCGGTCAGAGTCGGATCGGTGAAGTCCGAGAGCAGCGCGATGTCCTCGGCCGAGCCCTGGAAGG
This Acidobacteriota bacterium DNA region includes the following protein-coding sequences:
- a CDS encoding outer membrane beta-barrel protein, producing MSHFIHRSLLVVAALAIALPLAAQGRHASDDNSFRVRAGLFTPDGESAYWQDNESFFASSADDFEDVVIGADFRWHLGPRSALQLSVDVYSGEEDLAYADFVDFFGDPIVHTTTLDVASVTAAYVVDLTSRSSPVIPYVGVGGGVYDWTLEESGDFIDFNLVEPEVFTDTFQASDTTLGWYFLAGVEVPISAQMSVFAEGRWQDVDEELGDDFDGLGSLDLSGRNLYGGFAWSF
- a CDS encoding helix-turn-helix domain-containing protein — translated: MPEHPQPTREALELLARPWKPNILWYLRFESLTFSRLRRKLGGVSREVLVQHLRALERDGLVQRHPQEERLEFSLTPLASTLEPTLDRLYEWWHRHMTDVRRAQESYDQRIAPSPPPPAAGYESRP
- a CDS encoding 5'-nucleotidase C-terminal domain-containing protein, whose product is MSRPHPPLARLFAALLVLSACVSTPPAPVAPDPPPIALLALHDVPRIAGVDAGQRGGLARLRTLRAELEQEHPGLLMLHAGNFLGPSLASRLFAGEQMVDVLNLLDGDGEAFDRRLFVTFGPRELELRDAAELDRRLEQSDFRWLATNLWIDEHAGIPLLASDRRIGTALVETGPWKVGLFSLTTERTRPPWVLDFYDRYDTAASACQTLRRAGADVVIALTHLDVTDDEVLLTHLGDAGPDLMIGGHDHRQTAVEVGGRWIVKASADARSVAFVTVEPRPDGAPLVEHRFLDLGPEEPLPDPQVAALVEDWQRRVDRRYCEQRLGRAEGCLAQVVGQTATELVAERRTIRSAETNLGNWITDQMIDYFQSAVPAGAPLVAFVNAGSLRLHQDVPAGPIDRRQVEELFAHPAPLRLLRIDGATLRQVVERSVESGSGNRGWLQIGGFAFRHDPQAETANDLTLLAPDGPRPLTDADVVYAATVDFLINPELGDQDGFRMLRRADLVSSGVDLRDLVLYGLAKAGEAGISPTREGRICSPRRPSPCLAVSGDGS